CACACAGCTGGGCTGGCATTTGCAGAGCCCTCTTGTAAAGGGCTACTAAAGTGCTTTCTCACTTTGGCCCTCATGGGTCATCAGTACTGTATGTAGTATCTGTTGATCTTCACACTTCTGCCTTGGTTGCAGGTGGAAAGTAGAGATGGTTTCTGATTTTTCCTGCTAGCAGCAGTCACCTTGTGTTGGTTCCCTCATCTCTTGAGTGGTTCCCCTCCAGTTTACGAGAATCTGGGTAGACCAGAGGGCATGTGTCTTCAGTGACTAGGACTTTGTCCCCAGGAATAAACACTCCTTTCCTGCTCAGTTCACAATGCTTTTAAGTCTGCCGGAATTTGGACATCACTTGACCTAGTCACCTGCAGACCTAAGTCATCTCAGGAGCTGACATAGCTTCTTCATAGGAAGACCTTTGACACTGtgcttagtatgttttttttaatgtttgacttttatttgacacatatatacatcaaATGATTCACAAAGTATATTCACTTACAAAAGTTGACTCTACCCAAAAATGCACAACAGATTTCAGTGAGCAGAGATTAATAAGTACTCCTAACCCTCAGGTAGAAGTAATACACTGTCCACTTACATGTTCACTGACTCAAGACAAGGTGCTAGAGAAAGAAACCTGAAACAGTCCCAAGTAAATTTGGGAAGTCACACAGAGAAACAGGATTTCTCAAGTTGTAAGACTCTAAGCCTATCCCGATAGTACTTTTCTGTGGGTTTCTCAATAGGAGTCTAGACCTCACCAAACACCTTCAAAGGCTAGGCAGCCCAGAAGCACAGGGGGGTAGTTATTCCAGTAGGCTGCATACAAGAACCACATAAAGGATGTTAAAAGGAAACCAAGGACCAGATGTTGAGTCCTTGTGTCCACAGTTGGAATATAGTTGGATCTTAGGTCGTTCTCCACTTCTGGGCTGATGGTCGCTCAAATAACATCTCATAATCCAGCTGCCCTCTGTTTAAAGAACTTTCTGTTCAGGGCACTCTCTTGACCCCATCCTGAGTCAAAGGAAGTGGTGTCTTGATCCACAAGGTGTGTATATTTGGTACGACCAGAACGTCCAAAGTTCTTGACCTGCATGACTTTGGGAAGGATCGTTTTGTCAAAATGATCCTCAAGGGTCGGTGCGCTGAAATCTCTCTTGTATAGTTCTTCATCCTCATCCATGAAGAAGGCACCTCGGTGGTAATACTTCTGTAAAAACTTGTATTTGCCTTTCACAGCTTTGTTGGTGATGACTTTCCCATTTGCCCGAAGCTCAGCTCGCCTCTCTTCCTCAGTCAGGTTTCGCATGCGTTGaatttctgctttttccttttgaagTGCTGCTCGGTCTTCTCGGTCCCTCTTGATTCTTTTGAGCTCTCGAACTTTCCACGCCTCATAGTCATCCTCCTGGTTTTCATCATCAGTGTTTAGAGCATCCAGTGCGGCCAGGGACCGTGTGTTCTCCTGGAGCTCTTTCTTGGTCTCTGCTTCGACAATCTTGAGTGTGTACTTGCGCCTCTCCTCAGCCACGCGTTTAGCTTCCTGCTCCAACTCCGTCTGTTTTAGGGcttgggcctcatgctcttgaccTGTCACTCGGTCCTCCTTTCGAATGAAGACTGGCTTCAGGCGAGCCTCCATCTCGTCTTCACTGTCTGTGTACTCTTCGTATTCAGACTCTGACTCCGACTCTTCCCCAGCACGtccttcctcttccacctccatgacatccatctcttcctttcttcgTTCCTGTGCTCGCTGGCGCATCAGGCCACGGCGCCGTTCTATTTCCTCATCAtgcatttcttcctcctctccttcactgctgtcttctccttccatgtgACAATCATCTCCCTGGACTTTGGAGTCACTTTCTCCTACCACTTCACGTTCCACTGTTTCCCGATGTCGAGCCAATCTGGCTCCCACATCTTCCCTGATCCGGTTTCGTAAGCGCCGCACACGAGGGTCACTAGATgagtcctcctcctgctcctcaggCTCTGCGGCTCGTTCTCTGGCTCGctttaggacctgaaattcttCCTCATCTGAGGACTCCAGAGGGGCGTAGTGTGGCCTCTTTCCGGATACATAGCGTTTCACCTTCACTCTCTCCATCGAAAGCTCACCTTTCTCATTGCGAGCCAGAACGGCCCAGCCGTGCACTGGAGAGGAGGCCGCTTCACGAGCGCGCTTGGCACCGACATGTCGACCCCAGCGGCAGTGCTTCCCAAACTCGATGAATCCCAAACGATGCGAAATGACCACAAGTGAGAACACCTGCTTCCCTCCTGGGCGACTCTGACTGGACTGCGCAGCTGGCAGAGACGACCTCCGCCCGAGCTGGTCAGGCCGGCAGTGTGCGAGCCCAGGACCGAGGGACGGCTACTTATGCGCCTGGGCCTTGGTGGTCCTCGCGTTCTCAGTCTCGCGATGCTTCCAAGGTTGCTGGATTGCCAATTTCAGCATCatggtgcggggtggggggggagtagaGGGGGAGGAAGTGTTTCTTACCTGAGGCCTGGCAAGACTCAAATGAAAGTCTCACCCATTTGTCTGGGTTTTGCAGCTGGGCAGGAACGATAGAGTGAATGGGAAACTTGAAGGAATAGGATGGTCATTGGCATTGGCCCACGTTGGTGTGATGGCCACGCCCCACTGCGGAAGGAGGAGATCCCGCCCTATGTTGatgggaccggaagctccacaCCCGGACTGCTGGTGTGGGGAAATTAGAGGGGAGTACTTGGGGATAGGAGGGGGAAGGAgtcagagaggaaagggaagaagccaGAGTCCAGACTGGCAACGAGGGGAGCAGCAGAGCCCGTCTggtcagaggaagaaaagagcaggaggaggaggagaggaggagaagctgGGTAGAGCGGTGAGGCGAACCAGGGCGACCGGAAGAGGAGTGGAGCTGTACCAGACCGGCCAGAGGAATGGGCAGAACcgactgaagcctgaggcctgagggagggtcCGAACCCTGAGGCCTGAGAGAGGGTCGGAAACTTTGGGCCTGAGGGAGGGTCTGAAACCTGGGGCCTGAGGGAGGGTCAGCAACCTGGGTCCTGAGGGAGGGTCAGAAACCTGGGGCCTGTGGGCGGGTCAGAAAGCTGGGTCCTGAGGGAGGGTCCGAAACCTGGGTCCTGAGGGAGGGTCGGAAACCTGGGGCCAGCATAGAAGCCTAAGACCAGGGGTGAGGGGCAGGCTTGAGGCTTAAAACTTGAGGAGAGGATCCTAGAGGATGGTTGCTTGGTCCTCTGAAGGTTTGGAGtccgggaggctgaggtggttagaaattacGGTGGAAGTTCAGAGGTTAAGTCAGGACTCAGGTCTGGGtactgggtaactaacccaggacaaggtagtcacaggCAAGCgctaggaggtggagggtggctctggttcctggtctcagattgtaaataaaatccctttgtaaatccccttcccaccttaaattGTGCCTCAGTGTATTCTTGCTCTCCTGGAACACAACAGGATGCCTTCACCTGATGAAGGAACTGCAATTCAGGCCCGAGGCCAAAACTTGGAGGCCTTTGCCCTACTCAAACCCTCAGT
This genomic stretch from Perognathus longimembris pacificus isolate PPM17 unplaced genomic scaffold, ASM2315922v1 HiC_scaffold_5395, whole genome shotgun sequence harbors:
- the LOC125345211 gene encoding microfibrillar-associated protein 1-like, producing MERVKVKRYVSGKRPHYAPLESSDEEEFQVLKRARERAAEPEEQEEDSSSDPRVRRLRNRIREDVGARLARHRETVEREVVGESDSKVQGDDCHMEGEDSSEGEEEEMHDEEIERRRGLMRQRAQERRKEEMDVMEVEEEGRAGEESESESEYEEYTDSEDEMEARLKPVFIRKEDRVTGQEHEAQALKQTELEQEAKRVAEERRKYTLKIVEAETKKELQENTRSLAALDALNTDDENQEDDYEAWKVRELKRIKRDREDRAALQKEKAEIQRMRNLTEEERRAELRANGKVITNKAVKGKYKFLQKYYHRGAFFMDEDEELYKRDFSAPTLEDHFDKTILPKVMQVKNFGRSGRTKYTHLVDQDTTSFDSGWGQESALNRKFFKQRAAGL